A single window of Corythoichthys intestinalis isolate RoL2023-P3 chromosome 21, ASM3026506v1, whole genome shotgun sequence DNA harbors:
- the LOC130909309 gene encoding cytochrome c oxidase assembly protein COX19 — protein sequence MSTAMNFGSKSFKPRPPDKGSFPLDHFGECKPFKETFMKCLRESSFDSSKCRLQSKAYLECRMEHQLMTKEPLQKLGYKDLTDPPPGQANTD from the exons atgtcgaCTGCCATGAATTTCGGGTCGAAGAGTTTTAAACCTCGACCTCCTGACAAAGGGTCGTTTCCGTTAGACCACTTTG GAGAGTGTAAACCCTTCAAGGAGACTTTTATGAAATGTTTGCGGGAGAGCAGCTTCGACAGTTCCAAGTGTCGACTTCAGTCCAAAGCCTACCTTGAGTGCCGCATGGAACA CCAGCTAATGACAAAGGAACCACTACAAAAACTGGGATACAAAGACCTGACTGATCCTCCTCCCGGCCAAGCCAATACAGATTGA